The following proteins are encoded in a genomic region of Serinus canaria isolate serCan28SL12 chromosome 13, serCan2020, whole genome shotgun sequence:
- the SPARC gene encoding SPARC, with product MRAWIFFLLCLAGKALAAPQEALPDETEVIEDPTTEEPVGANPVQVEVGEFEEPTEDVEEIVAENPCQNHHCKHGKVCEVDDNNSPMCVCQDPSSCPASAGVFEKVCGTDNKTYDSSCHFFATKCTLEGTKKGHKLHLDYIGPCKFIPACLDTELTEFPLRMRDWLKNVLITLYERDEDNNLLTEKQKLKVKKIHENEKRLEAGDHTVELLARDFEKNYNMYIFPVHWQFGQLDQHPIDGYLSHTELAPLRAPLIPMEHCTTRFFEACDLDNDKYIALEEWASCFGIKEQDIDKDLVI from the exons ATGAGggcctggatttttttccttctctgcctggCAGGCAAAGCCCTGGCAGCTCCG caggaggctctgccCGATGAGACAGAGGTCATCGAAGATCCCACCACAGAG GAGCCTGTGGGGGCTAATCCTGTCCAGGTGGAGGTGGGAGAGTTCGAGGAACCCACGGAGGATGTAGAGGAGATTGTTGCAGAGA ACCCCTGCCAGAACCACCACTGCAAGCACGGCAAGGTGTGCGAGGTGGATGACAACAACTCGCCCATGTGTGTGTGCCAGGACCCCTCCAGCTGCCCCGCCAGCGCTGGCGTCTTCGAGAAG GTCTGTGGCACTGACAACAAGACCTACGACTCCTCCTGCCATTTCTTTGCCACCAAGTGCACCTTGGAGGGAACCAAGAAGGGACACAAGCTGCATCTGGACTACATTGGACCTTGCAAAT tcatccctgcctgcctggacaCAGAGCTGACCGAGTTCCCCCTGCGCATGCGGGACTGGCTCAAGAACGTGCTGATCACGCTGTACGAGCGCGACGAGGACAACAACCTGCTGACCGAGAAGCAGAAGCTCAAG GTGAAGAAGATCCACGAGAACGAGAAGCGCCTGGAGGCTGGTGACCACACCGTGGAGCTCCTGGCCCGGGACTTTGAGAAGAACTACAACATGTACATCTTCCCTGTGCACTGGCAGTTCGGGCAGCTGGACCAGCACCCCATTGATGG GTACCTGTCCCACACGGAGCTGGCCCCGCTGCGTGCCCCCCTGATCCCCATGGAGCACTGCACCACTCGCTTCTTCGAGGCCTGTGACCTGGACAACGACAAGTACATCGCCCTGGAGGAGTGGGCCAGCTGCTTTGGCATCAAGGAGC AGGACATAGACAAGGATCTTGTGATCTAA